A single window of Gossypium hirsutum isolate 1008001.06 chromosome A10, Gossypium_hirsutum_v2.1, whole genome shotgun sequence DNA harbors:
- the LOC107889681 gene encoding disease resistance protein RUN1 yields MASSSSSSSSSSSPQTDTCLNFITHLLKALKDAMMNVFFHDEIPEPLSPASASSTRLKHQVFLSFKGEDTRLNFTAHLLKALKDTGMNVFFDEETLEKGEQLSQALSRAIAASNLSIIVLSVDYASSKSCLAELSDIMRRKDTQGHIVLPIFYHVNPSDVRNLGGSFKKSFNGHGSNRLPQVQRWKTAFAEVGKLKGWHTEGGKFDRPETEYIKDIVEYVIKKLMSGKFKSTSAELVGIDDQKQTILRLIEQEDSRLIGLWGQGGIGKTTLSDVIYNEISHNFENTCFLLNVREKLKKQGMESLRNQLLSELLNQAIHVDTPSIGSTLIQERLNNKRVLVVLDDVNDSDQIDCFGVKHFGDGSKIIVTSRDRQVLKNGGVDKIHEVKKLNDNDSLQLFSTFAFKQLNPAADFRDLSNKFVEYAQRSPLALRVLGSKLYKKSRTEWESEVDKLKEYDQPKISHILRSSYDDLDEVEKNIFLDIAIFFKGTLKKDVEEILSCCYKGAVCGISNLIDKCLLDNTSYNGWICMHDMLEEMGKDIVRKESIDPGKRSRLWSAKDVYQVLKYNKVSLNCIYILFIFHIFV; encoded by the exons atggcttcttcttcttcttcttcttcctcttcctcttctccTCAAACAGACACATGCCTTAACTTCATCACTCATCTGCTTAAAGCTCTGAAAGACGCCATGATGAATGTCTTCTTTCATGATGAAATACCGGAGCCACTTTCTCCAGCAAGTGCCTCTTCTACTCGATTGAAGCATCAGGTTTTCTTGAGCTTCAAAGGTGAAGACACACGCCTTAATTTCACTGCTCATCTACTCAAAGCTTTGAAAGACACGGGAATGAATGTTTTCTTCGATGAAGAAACACTAGAAAAAGGGGAGCAACTTTCACAAGCACTTTCTCGAGCAATTGCAGCCTCAAATCTCTCAATAATTGTGTTGTCGGTAGACTATGCTTCTTCAAAATCATGCCTGGCCGAACTCTCCGACATCATGCGCCGCAAGGACACTCAAGGACATATTGTTCTTCCCATATTTTACCATGTTAATCCTTCTGATGTGCGGAATCTTGGTGGTAGTTTCAAAAAATCCTTCAATGGCCATGGTTCAAATAGGCTACCTCAAGTACAACGATGGAAAACTGCCTTTGCTGAAGTCGGTAAATTAAAAGGATGGCATACAGAAGGAGGCAAATTCGACAG ACCTGAAACTGAGTACATCAAGGATATTGTTGAATATGTTATAAAGAAGTTGATGAGTGGCAAATTTAAAAGTACTTCTGCAGAGTTAGTTGGAATAGATGATCAGAAACAGACGATTTTGAGGCTAATTGAGCAGGAAGACAGTCGTCTAATAGGACTTTGGGGACAAGGTGGTATAGGCAAAACTACCCTCTCTGATGTTATATATAATGAAATCTCTCATAACTTCGAAAATACTTGCTTTCTTCTAAATGTTAgagagaaattaaaaaaacagGGGATGGAATCTTTGCGAAACCAACTTCTTTCCGAACTCTTAAACCAAGCAATTCATGTAGATACCCCCTCAATTGGGTCAACTTTAATCCAAGAGAGGCTAAACAATAAAAGAGTACTTGTTGTCCTTGACGATGTTAATGATTCAGACCAAATAGATTGTTTTGGTGTTAAACATTTTGGTGATGGAAGTAAAATCATTGTAACATCTAGAGATAGGCAAGTACTTAAGAATGGAGGTGTTGACAAAATACATGAGGTAAAGAAGTTAAATGACAATGACTCCCTTCAACTATTTTCTACATTTGCATTTAAACAATTGAATCCCGCTGCTGATTTTCGAGATCTATCGAATAAGTTTGTAGAGTATGCCCAACGAAGTCCGCTTGCTCTTAGAGTTTTGGGTTCTAAACTATATAAAAAGTCTAGAACAGAGTGGGAAAGTGAGGTGGACAAACTAAAAGAATATGACCAAccaaaaatttcacatattttgaGGAGTAGTTATGATGATTTGGATGAAGTAGAGAAGAATATATTCCTTGATATTGCAATCTTCTTTAAAGGAACACTCAAAAAAGATGTAGAAGAAATTCTAAGTTGTTGTTATAAGGGTGCTGTCTGTGGAATAAGCAACTTGATTGACAAGTGCCTACTTGATAACACATCTTACAATGGATGGATTTGTATGCATGATATGCTTGAAGAGATGGGCAAAGATATTGTTCGCAAGGAATCTATAGACCCTGGAAAGCGTAGTAGGTTATGGAGTGCTAAAGATGTATATCAAGTGCTCAAATATAATAAAGTAAGTCTTAATtgtatttatattctttttatttttcatatcttTGTTTGA
- the LOC107889680 gene encoding protein SUPPRESSOR OF npr1-1, CONSTITUTIVE 1, whose product MSQIDNLQLHSIFEGMINLRIIFFYTPGIFWGKCPAEKLLKDQVDSVSLPDELRYLCWDYYPFKYLSGFNPKNLVVLKLAHGHIERLWNDDDHQVYSFVLSSSKSLVNLREIDVAGCKKLRKIPSLLGAINLEILECRWCESLVELPCLNHLASLKKLGLTGCNNLKTFPEVPKHFSILELDRTKIEEVPASIEHLVGLRKLCLKNSNVNIVSSNISKLESLRDMDLSHCPMVEFPEIPRSLTDLNLSETQIEEVCLSLATPSNLQSLNMSGSRVKIVSIKMESLRDLNLSHCPIVKFPEIPRSLAKLNLSGTQIEEVSLSLDSLFNLQTLDMSCSRVKSLSIKMESLCDLNLSHCPMIEFPEIPRSLRELNLSGTQIKEANLSLDSLNNLQKLKMSCSSIQKLQCNIIMFGSREIPIVDVSSPILMSKSIYRLEMDHCESLKLLSELPPYIQYLDAHGCTSLEKVSFTDKNSYQLDPLDDDVVDWFYMLFCNCFSLNQDSIDNIEANAILKIGYLAEKLRLTWEDAFGPIILFCCFPGNKISANKFECQSMSSSLVLKIAPNESSGSRSLVFSICLVVDLTRCHHHESLKFICKYQLTTASGGGNEKFTSEWSSFIEDETEWKYMGDHVLILFREDMVKKDKDYEEASFEFYIENPKYNVEGEEIEEEYIKVEKCGVHVSYMDEEPSTTPQHKSPRHTE is encoded by the exons ATGTCTCAAATTGATAACTTACAGCTACATTCTATTTTTGAGGGAATGATTAATCTTAGAATTATCTTCTTTTACACTCCTGGGATTTTTTGGGGCAAGTGTCCAGCAGAGAAGCTTCTCAAAGACCAAGTTGATAGTGTATCTCTTCCTGATGAGCTAAGATATCTTTGTTGGGATTATTATCCCTTCAAATATCTATCAGGTTTTAATCCAAAGAATCTTGTTGTGCTGAAATTAGCACATGGCCATATAGAACGTCTTTGGAATGATGATGATCATCAGGTGTATTCTTTCGTACTTTCTTCATCGAAG AGTCTTGTTAATTTAAGGGAAATTGACGTTGCTGGTTGCAAGAAATTAAGGAAGATTCCTAGTCTATTAGGAGCAATCAACCTTGAAATCCTTGAGTGTAGGTGGTGTGAAAGTTTGGTTGAACTTCCTTGCCTCAATCATTTGGCATCACTTAAGAAACTTGGACTTACAGGATGTAATAATCTCAAGACGTTTCCCGAGGTCCCAAAACACTTTTCTATTTTAGAATTAGATAGAACTAAAATAGAAGAAGTGCCTGCTTCAATTGAGCATCTGGTCGGACTCAGAAAGTTGTGCTTGAAAAACTCAAACGTCAATATTGTATCAAGCAATATTTCAAAGTTGGAATCACTTCGTGATATGGATCTTAGTCATTGTCCAATGGTCGAATTCCCAGAAATTCCCAGAAGCTTGACAGATTTAAACTTATCTGAAACTCAAATTGAAGAGGTGTGCTTGTCTCTTGCCACTCCAAGTAATCTTCAGAGCTTAAATATGAGTGGCTCAAGGGTCAAAATTGTATCGATCAAGATGGAATCCCTTCGTGATCTGAATCTTAGTCATTGCCCAATAGTCAAATTTCCCGAAATCCCAAGAAGCTTAGCAAAATTAAACTTATCCGGAACTCAAATTGAAGAGGTGTCCTTGTCTCTCGACTCTTTATTTAATCTTCAGACGTTAGATATGAGTTGCTCAAGGGTAAAAAGTTTATCGATCAAGATGGAATCCCTTTGTGATCTGAATCTTAGTCATTGCCCAATGATCGAATTCCCAGAAATCCCAAGAAGCTTAAGAGAATTAAATTTATCTGGGACTCAAATTAAGGAAGCGAACTTGTCTTTAGACTCTCTAAATAATCTTCAGAAGTTAAAGATGAGCTGCTCAAGTATTCAAAAGCTACAATGCAATATCATCATGTTCGGTTCAAGAGAGATTCCAATAGTTGATGTGTCCTCACCAATCTTGATGTCTAAAAGCATTTATAGGTTGGAAATGGATCATTGCGAGAGTCTTAAATTACTCTCAGAGCTTCCACCATATATTCAGTACTTGGATGCACATGGTTGTACATCATTAGAAAAAGTATCATTTACAGATAAAAATTCATATCAACTCGATCCTTTAGATGATGATGTTGTCGATTGGTTTTACATGTTATTCTGTAATTGCTTCAGCTTGAATCAAGATTCAATTGACAACATTGAGGCaaatgccatactcaaaattGGATACCTAGCAGAGAAACTTAGATTGACATGGGAAGATGCTTTTGGTCCAATCATATTATTTTGTTGTTTCCCAGGAAACAAAATTTCGGCAAATAAGTTCGAGTGTCAGAGCATGAGTTCTTCATTAGTTTTGAAGATAGCCCCAAACGAGTCCAGTGGGAGCAGATCCTTGGTCTTTTCCATCTGCCTTGTGGTTGATCTCACGCGCTGCCACCACCATGAATCTCTTAAATTTATCTGTAAATACCAATTGACAACCGCCAGTGGTGGTGGTAATGAAAAGTTCACAAGTGAGTGGAGTTCCTTTATAGAGGATGAGACGGAGTGGAAGTACATGGGTGATCATGTGCTGATTCTGTTTAGAGAGGATATGGTTAAAAAAGACAAGGATTATGAGGAGGCTTCATTTGAATTCTACATTGAAAATCCCAAATACAATGTAGAAGGAgaagaaattgaagaagaatATATAAAGGTGGAGAAATGTGGTGTACATGTATCTTATATGGATGAAGAACCCAGCACCACCCCACAACATAAAAGTCCTAGGCACAC GGAATGA